The Ascaphus truei isolate aAscTru1 chromosome 18, aAscTru1.hap1, whole genome shotgun sequence genome window below encodes:
- the LOC142468855 gene encoding LOW QUALITY PROTEIN: protein shisa-like-1a (The sequence of the model RefSeq protein was modified relative to this genomic sequence to represent the inferred CDS: deleted 1 base in 1 codon), with amino-acid sequence MNAKDNAVCGLFVSFFPSSAAQRQCPESRTPEKRKQMDSTNLSLSALLLLPYLCTASAFNVRVCEGYPGQGDLHHSGFHCPRLSDPPEHMYCCRPGNDSLKHCCSLAGFEMLMKVNLSEALTPSLHRSPLGLLGIGVYGLLVLSLMMVDFLYYYRLNKATFYITLSHSRFGKHLARSLLHRKVKDGVQLNSKGVSEAAKERMPQAALAMPDGTCDKQRPLEGHV; translated from the exons ATGAATGCAAAAGATAATGCAGTTTGTGGTCTCTTTGTATCTTTCTTT CCATCCAGTGCTGCCCAAAGACAATGTCCAGAGAGCAGAACTCCTGAGAAGAGGAAGCAGATGGACTCAACgaacctgtctctctctgctctgctgcTCCTCCCGTACCTCTGCACAG CTTCCGCCTTTAATGTCCGGGTGTGTGAGGGTTACCCAGGCCAAGGGGACCTTCATCACTCGGGGTTCCACTGCCCGCGTCTCAGCGACCCCCCGGAACACATGTACTGCTGCCGGCCAGGGAACGACTCCCTGAAACACTGCTGCAGCCTGGCAGGGTTCGAGATGCTGATGAAAGTGAATCTCTCCGAGGCGCTCACGCCTTCCCTACACAG GAGCCCGCTCGGCCTGCTTGGCATTGGAGTCTATGGACTTCTGGTCCTCTCGTTGATGATGGTGGATTTCCTCTACTACTACAGACTCAACAAGGCCACCTTCTACATCACGCTGAGTCACAGTCGCTTTGGAAAGCACCTAGCCCGCTCTCTTCTGCATAGAAAAGTGAAGGACGGCGTTCAGCTGAATAGCAAAGGTGTGAGTGAAGCAGCAAAGGAGAGGATGCCCCAAGCTGCTCTGGCCATGCCTGACGGGACATGTGATAAGCAGAGACCTCTAGAAGGACATGTGTGA
- the UNC45A gene encoding protein unc-45 homolog A codes for MGESSTDKVNAENLREEGNELFKSGDYDAALSCYTQAISLSDKTETAVLHRNRAACYLKLDDYLKAEEDASKAIEVDGGDVKALFRRSQALEKLGRVDQAILDLRRCLVLEPKNKVFQEAVRSLGVRAQERVQLMSSTDSRVDQMFQILLDPEEKDAEKQQKAAQNLIVLAREDAGAEKIFQSDGIRLLQRMMDTKKADMMLAALRTLVGLCSGHQSRAMAILQAVGMEKFCSVMAVDDEQVSLAACSVLHVIFDALKEGTKKEFRGMQGAVVLDSTQELKSMIYSLLEMLVQAGVSSQGRENALNLLIKVVPRTSLRDPNNALTLWVIDHGLKKVLEVGGSLVEIPGGLAVTDTTRMSASVLLTKIFDDLKCDAERENFHKLCEDYVRGWFEGNGMDGKLRAIQTVSCLLQGPSEAGNRALEVAGIMESVISLCASEREIDQQVAVEALIHAAGKAKRASFITANGVTLLKDIYKKNESDAIRIRALVGLCKLGSAGGTDFSLKQFAEGSTLKLAKQCRKWLCNETIDPSTRRWAVEGLAYLTFDADVKEEFVEDKAAMQAMFTLAKSQDKTVLFAVASTLVNCTNSHDREELDPQMLELAKYAKQHVPEEHPKDKKDFVAGRVGKLLAAGAVSALACMVKNESPALTDSSRELISRVFLALVEKAEDRGNVVAQGGGKALIPLALEGTDVGKTKAAQALAKITITANPQMVFPGERIYEVVRPLVSLLHLDRTGLQNFEALMALTNLAGISERLRGKIIKEKAVPMIEGYMFEEHELIRLSATECMCNLATSKEVQDLFMVEGSDRLKLMVLYSGEDDERLRRAASGTLAMLTSLKPELCNKITQVTAHWSEILQALLLSPNVELQHRGAVVVLNMMAADQEVATKLMESEMLEILSVLAKDEEEETKRPVARAAKECLTKAVEYGLIKPNVEAQTDR; via the exons ATGGGGGAGAGCAGCACAGACAAG GTGAATGCAGAAAACCTGAGAGAGGAGGGTAACGAGCTATTTAAATCTGGCGATTATGATGCCGCACTATCCTGTTACACACAAGCAATCAGCCTCTCCGACAAGACAGAGACGGCCGTTCTTCACCGCAACCGAGCTGCGTGCTACCTCAAGCTG GACGATTACCTAAAAGCAGAGGAAGATGCATCAAAAG CAATCGAAGTGGATGGAGGTGATGTGAAGGCTCTGTTCAGACGCAGCCAGGCGCTGGAGAAGCTCGGCCGTGTGGATCAGGCTATACTTGATCTGCGGAGGTGTCTTGTGCTGGAACCCAAAAACAAAGTGTTTCAAGAGGCCGTGAGGAGCCTGGGAGTCCGAGCCCAGGAAAGG GTCCAGCTCATGTCCTCCACAGACTCTCGAGTGGATCAGATGTTTCAGATCTTGCTCGACCCAGAAGAAAAAGACGCAGAGAAGCAGCAAAAG GCAGCACAGAATTTGATTGTCCTGGCTCGGGAGGATGCTGGCGCCGAGAAGATATTTCAGAGCGATGGGATTCGTCTCCTGCAACGTATGATGGACACTAAAAAGGCTGACATGATGCTGGCTGCTCTCAGGACCCTGGTTGGCCTCTGCTCTGGTCACCAGTCCCGA GCCATGGCGATCCTCCAGGCAGTGGGCATGGAGAAGTTCTGCTCGGTGATGGCTGTGGACGATGAGCAGGTCTCTCTTGCAGCATGCAGTGTCCTGCACGTCATTTTTGACGCTTTAAAAGAAGGCACGAAAAAGGAATTCCGGGGCATGCAGGGCGCAGTTGTGTTGG ACTCTACTCAGGAGCTGAAGTCCATGATCTACAGCCTGCTGGAGATGCTGGTTCAGGCCGGGGTGTCATCGCAGGGCAGAGAAAATGCTCTAAACCTTCTGATAAAAGTGGTCCCTCGAACGTCTCTGCGCGATCCCAACAATGCTTTGACATTGTGGGTCATTGACCATG GCTTAAAGAAAGTCCTTGAAGTCGGAGGGTCTCTGGTGGAGATCCCTGGGGGCCTCGCTGTCACAGACACCACCAGGATGAGCGCCTCCGTTCTACTTACCAAGATCTTCGATGACTTAAAATGTGACGCGGAGAGGGAAAACTTCCACAAGCTCTGCGAGGATTATGTGCG TGGTTGGTTTGAAGGCAACGGTATGGATGGGAAACTCCGAGCGATACAGACGGTCTCCTGCCTGCTGCAGGGCCCTTCCGAGGCTGGGAACCGAGCCCTGGAAGTCGCGGGTATCATGGAGAGCGTCATATCCCTGTGCGCCTCGGAACGTGAGATCGACCAGCAGGTGGCCGTGGAGGCACTGATCCACGCCGCTGGCAAAGCCAAGAGAGCCTCCTTCATCACCGCCAACGGCGTGACGCTGCTAAAAGATATCTACAAGAAAAATGAAAGTGACGCCATCCGTATACGGGCGCTGGTG GGCCTGTGTAAGCTGGGCTCAGCAGGAGGGACCGACTTCAGCTTGAAACAGTTTGCGGAGGGATCCACGCTCAAACTAGCAAAGCAGTGTCGCAA GTGGCTCTGCAATGAGACCATCGACCCGAGCACCCGCCGCTGGGCCGTGGAAGGACTCGCGTACTTGACGTTTGACGCAGACGTAAAGGAGGAGTTTGTAGAAGATAAGGCAGCCATGCAGGCGATGTTCACACTAGCAAAG TCACAGGACAAGACTGTGCTCTTTGCTGTCGCGTCAACCCTGGTCAACTGTACAAACAGCCACGATCGGGAGGAGCTGGACCCACAGATGCTGGAACTAGCGAAGTACGCCAAGCAGCACGTCCCTGAGGAGCACCCCAAG GATAAGAAAGATTTTGTTGCGGGACGAGTTGGGAAGCTGCTGGCTGCAGGGGCGGTGTCGGCTTTGGCCTGCATGGTGAAAAATGAAAGCCCTGCGCTCACCGATTCCTCCCGGGAACTGATATCCAG GGTCTTCTTGGCCTTAGTGGAGAAAGCTGAAGACAGAGGAAACGTTGTAGCTCAAGGAGGAGGAAAG GCTCTGATACCTCTGGCTTTGGAAGGCACCGACGTTGGAAAGACGAAAGCTGCTCAGGCTTTGGCAAAGATAACAATCACCGCCAACCCTCAGATGGTGTTCCCCGGGGAAAGG ATATACGAGGTGGTGCGGCCCCTGGTGAGCCTGCTACACCTGGATCGCACGGGGCTGCAGAACTTTGAGGCATTGATGGCGCTGACAAACCTGGCAGGGATCAGCGAGAGACTACG GGGTAAGATCATCAAGGAGAAGGCCGTGCCGATGATCGAGGGGTATATGTTTGAAGAGCATGAACTGATTCGACTTTCTGCCACGGAATGCATGTGCAACCTGGCCACGAGCAAAGAG GTGCAGGACTTGTTTATGGTCGAGGGGTCCGACCGGCTGAAGCTGATGGTTTTGTACAGCGGTGAGGATGACGAGCGCCTCCGTCGTGCAGCGTCCGGGACTCTCGCCATGCTGACCTCTCTGAAGCCCGAGCtttgtaacaagatcacacaagTG ACGGCTCACTGGTCGGAGATTCTGCAGGCGCTGCTGCTGAGCCCGAACGTGGAGTTGCAGCACCGCGGGGCAGTGGTTGTGCTGAACATGATGGCGGCAGACCAGGAGGTGGCTACCAAGCTGATGGAGAGCGAAATGTTAGAGATCCTGTCCGTGCTCGCGAAGGACGAGGAGGAAGAGACGAAGCGCCCGGTGGCGAGAGCTGCCAAGGAGTGTTTAACCAAAGCAGTGGAGTACGGGTTAATCAAACCCAACGTGGAAGCGCAGACCGACCGATGA
- the LOC142468854 gene encoding uncharacterized protein LOC142468854 produces MAELRASPDITQESDLSDTETAAHLQQAQAGARPKRTVTLTQKGREKYESDIEAHRAKLELAWETTTLGIRNVTSIGNYAQQLEQAITQLRADHSRYQELSEAYVTYLTRANTSESLQERDLQSNIDLARHSRVRTTITEAESRRKDLLLETASQRSSASRHSSRSARSVQSHASSASASATKARATAEAARARAEYGRREAAVRAERAKLDADLEALNQEKEAAAAIAQAEVLEAAARQDGGELPYRRIASEDPAQRTEDYVRSLFSVNTSAPSQHGGSDTTDNEDSLGPRGEDVAPSMAHAAWDSHSRNSDPHARAHTDAPQQARNPGTPTREKTAPHTGQQPSRVHAKEEATARTVPATTSERGKRADVSGLTDIAKYMIRRDLVHAGLISFDDRPENYRTWKFTFKDAIDSLDFSAREELNLLVKFLGNVSREQAQRLRTANAHQPQVGLDLVWERLEETYGSPEAVEDSLFKRIESFPKITSKDYSKLRDLGDLLQELESARKDHSLIGLNALDSARGVRPILEKLPFNLQERWLSQGSKYKREKQVVFPPFSFFVSFICEAAKTRNDPSFILGAQTTYSASSPKNERPATRYGNPQIPISARRTDVPPTAQTTPDQSVAGDKEPRDPNRECPIHKKPHPLNKCFGFRMKSLEERKRLLGEFGVCFKCCGSTTHLARDCKEEIKCTVCESDKHVTALHPEAMTLHQLKNPSSIAEHGGEKEEGEPTSVTSQRTEVCGKEGDKMSCSKICLVAVHPQGQPEKAIRMYAILDDQSNRSLVRSEFFDMFNIQDGAFPYTLRTCAGQMETTGRRVNGYTICSIDGKVNMPLPTLIECNHMTTNRDEIPTPDVALHYPHLKGIANHIRPVEQDAKILLLLGRDIMRVHKVRKQHNGPHNAPYAQRLDLGWVIVGNSCTNREHGQDYVDARRTEVTECGHTSLSEPCLGHLQVTEGPSEEERQGHTPETNKDILTPMGCDNGLGCSAVQTAKDDESTPPKEESNLPKVTDKGIVLKTTNNQTILPRARAQLRRTVVPLHRVSSNRATNCHGWHSRKRLRPTGEATVSKGLFVQTRKRGQLQRHFPKGFTRTKETVLRHVQGENNLPMAVNKETQKRFTKLRGDVLVQEKCTDELRCTAFQTTRNDDKQTPSREDRGFPKLTVKELSKDGLSSRVTPLPFRSPRRRFPNNGEHAISRLTSHLCGLQREPETNNNFVVFIQKIFFTGHEKPAPLMEEGKECRYLQSPGAYHPQEPDQIRVMFNPSAQLQGVSLNHAPFIGLHSTTSFPGTVIRSHKEPKPSPSAKRQVIERQTTTAGIPTRGYTLWVKLQRQKDCSLTRLKGNSARDFYTKTLWCNQQTWSCASTLHPLPKNLGQGTLIPVIPAGVTSLCGHGLLHCLRM; encoded by the coding sequence atggcagaactcagagcctcaccagacatcacgcaggaaagcgatctctcagatacagagaccgctgcgcatctgcaacaggcgcaggcaggcgcaaggcccaaacggacagtcacactgacacaaaagggccgcgaaaaatatgagagcgacattgaagcgcaccgcgctaaattagagttggcctgggaaacaaccacactgggaatacgcaatgtcactagtattggcaactatgcgcagcagctcgagcaggcaataacgcaattaagggctgatcactcgcgttatcaagagctatcagaggcatacgttacttacctgaccagggccaacaccagcgaaagcctgcaagaaagagacttacagagcaACATTGACCTGGCACGACACAGCCGCGTACGTACCACTATcacggaggctgagagtaggagaaaggaccttttgctggaaaccgcatcgcagcgctcaagcgcatccagacactcatcaaggtcagcaagatcagtgcaatctcacgcgtctagcgcaagcgcgagcgctaccaaggcgcgagccaccgcagaggccgcacgtgccagggccgaatatggtcgaagagaggcagccgtaagggcagaaagagccaaattagacgcggatctagaggcactcaatcaagagaaggaagccgctgccgccatagcccaagccgaagtcctggaagcagctgcgagacaggacggcggggagctaccgtacagacggatagcctcagaggatccagcccaacgcactgaagactacgtaaggagcctcttcagtgtaaacaccagcgcaccatctcaacacggagggagcgacaccacagacaacgaagactcgctaggaccacgaggagaagacgttgctccgtcaatggcacacgctgcctgggatagccacagccgcaacagtgatccacacgccagagcgcacacggatgcaccacaacaggctcgtaatccaggtacacccacgcgggagaaaacagcccctcacactggccagcagccatcacgcgttcacgcaaaggaagaggcgaccgcacggaccgtcccagcaactacctcagaacggggcaaacgcgccgacgtctcaggtctgacagacatagccaagtacatgatccggcgcgacttggtgcacgcaggactcatcagcttcgacgaccgccctgagaactaccggacgtggaagttcacgttcaaagacgcaatcgacagcttggacttctcagcaagggaagagctcaacctgttagtcaagttcctggggaacgtatccagggagcaagcgcagagacttcggacggcaaacgcgcatcaaccccaagtaggtcttgacctagtgtgggaaaggctagaagagacctatggcagccctgaagcagtcgaggattcgctcttcaaaagaatcgagagcttccccaagatcacaagtaaagactactcgaagttacgagatcttggagacctgctgcaagaactggagtctgcaaggaaagaccattccttaataggtctcaacgccctagattcagctcgtggagtgagacccatcctggagaagctacccttcaacctccaagaaaggtggctttcacaaggttccaaatacaaaagggagaagcaggttgtcttccccccattctcattcttcgtgagcttcatctgcgaagcggcaaagacaagaaacgatcccagtttcatcttaggtgcgcaaaccacatacagtgcaagcagcccgaagaacgagagaccagcgacgagatatggtaacccccaaatacccatctcggcccgcaggacggacgtgcctcccacggcccaaactactcccgatcagtcggtcgccggagacaaggaaccaagggacccaaacagggaatgtcccatacacaagaagccacacccactcaacaagtgctttgggttcaggatgaagtccctagaggaacgcaagaggttacttggagaattcggagtttgcttcaagtgctgcggttccacgacccatctagccagggactgtaaggaagagatcaaatgcacagtgtgcgagagtgacaagcacgtgacagcgttacacccagaggcgatgacactccaccaactcaagaacccatcctccatagcggagcatggcggggagaaagaagaaggagagccaacatccgtcacatctcagcgcactgaggtttgcggaaaagaaggtgacaaaatgtcctgttccaaaatatgccttgtcgcagtgcacccccagggacaacctgagaaggctattcggatgtacgcaatcctcgacgaccagagcaaccgatcactggtcaggtcagagttcttcgacatgtttaacatacaagatggtgcctttccttacactctcagaacgtgcgcagggcaaatggagaccacagggagaagagtgaacggctacaccatatgctcaatagacggcaaagtgaacatgccccttcccacactcatcgagtgcaaccacatgaccacaaacagggacgagatacccacaccagacgtggcactccattacccccacctcaaaggaatagccaaccacatccggccggtggaacaagacgccaagatcctgctgctgctcggtagggacatcatgagggtacataaagtccgtaaacaacacaacggaccccacaacgcgccatacgcccaaagactcgacctaggatgggtgatagtgggcaactcgtgcactaacagagagcacgggcaagactacgttgatgcccgcagaacggaggtgacagaatgtggacacacatctctctctgaaccatgtcttggccatctccaagtgaccgaagggccaagtgaagaggaaagacaaggtcatacccctgagaccaacaaagacatcctcacgccgatgggatgcgacaatggcttaggatgctcagcagtccagacagccaaggatgatgagtcgactccaccgaaggaagagagtaacctcccaaaggtgaccgataaagggatcgtcctaaaaacaacaaacaatcagacaatactcccgcgagcaagggcacaattaagacgtacagttgttcctctccacagagtatcaagcaacagagcaaccaattgccacggctggcatagccgcaaaagattgcgccccacaggcgaagccacagtgtcaaaaggactgttcgttcaaacacgtaaaaggggacagttgcagagacatttcccaaaaggatttacaaggacaaaagagactgttcttcgtcatgtccagggagaaaacaacctcccgatggcagtcaacaaagaaacacaaaagcgtttcaccaaactacgcggagatgttctcgtgcaagagaaatgtaccgatgaactacggtgcacagcgttccagacaacaaggaacgatgacaaacaaacaccatcaagggaagatagaggattcccgaagttaacagtcaaggagctctctaaagacggactaagcagtcgggtgactccgctaccattccgttcaccaaggaggcgcttcccaaacaatggagaacatgccatctctaggctcacctcgcacctctgcggcctacAAAGAGAACCAGAGACCAacaacaactttgtggtcttcatccagaagatattctttaccggccacgaaaagccagcacctctaatggaggaaggcaaagaatgtcggtacctccaatcacctggggcctaccaccctcaggaacccgatcaaatccgggtaatgttcaaccccagtgctcagcttcagggagtctccctgaaccacgccccctttattggattacattcgacaaccagttttccagggacagtaatccgctcccacaaggagccaaagccctctccttctgccaaacgccaggtgatagagcgacagactaccacggctggtatacctacaaggggatacactctgtgggtgaaactacagagacaaaaggactgttctctcacaagactaaaaggaaacagtgccagagacttttatacaaagacattgtggtgcaaccagcaaacctggagctgtgcatccaccctgcatcctttgccaaagaaccttggccaagggaccttgataccagtgataccggccggtgtcacatcgctatgtggacatggactcttgcattgtttgagaatgtga